In Burkholderia sp. PAMC 26561, the following are encoded in one genomic region:
- the andAc gene encoding anthranilate 1,2-dioxygenase large subunit AndAc, protein MNPLDSDAVTFPHDDGSRVPYKVFSSQAVYEREQERIYRGPTWNFLALEAEIPSPGDFKSTFVGDTPVVVTRNDDGSLAAWVNRCAHRGASVCRKSRGNASSHTCVYHQWSFDKSGNLLGVPFRRGQKGMTGMPADFDPKNHSLRKLRVESYRGLVFATFSETVGPLPEYLGAQMRPWIDRIFHKPIEYLGCTRQFSKSNWKLYFENVKDPYHASMLHLFHTTFNIFRVGMKARSIPDTTHGLHSIITVTKTGEDTSAAYKQQHIRSFDEGFALEDDSILGLISEYEEDTTNHIQPIFPQLVIQQIHNTLVARQLLPKGPNSFELIFHFFGYTDDTPEMRKLRIKQSNLVGPAGYISMEDTEATELVQRGTIRDAGATSVIEMSRGNPDQQDTVITESLIRKFWVGYQKLMGY, encoded by the coding sequence ATGAACCCGCTCGACTCCGATGCAGTCACTTTTCCCCATGACGACGGCTCGCGCGTGCCCTACAAGGTCTTTAGCTCGCAGGCGGTGTACGAGCGCGAGCAGGAGCGGATCTATCGCGGACCGACCTGGAATTTCCTGGCGCTGGAAGCCGAGATCCCGAGTCCGGGCGACTTCAAAAGTACCTTCGTTGGCGACACGCCCGTGGTCGTCACGCGCAACGATGATGGCTCGCTGGCGGCGTGGGTGAACCGCTGCGCGCATCGCGGCGCATCCGTGTGCAGGAAATCGCGTGGTAACGCGAGCTCACACACGTGCGTGTACCACCAGTGGAGTTTCGACAAGAGTGGCAACTTGTTGGGGGTGCCGTTCCGGCGCGGCCAGAAAGGCATGACCGGCATGCCCGCCGATTTCGATCCGAAGAATCACAGCTTGAGAAAGCTTCGGGTGGAGAGCTATCGCGGCCTGGTGTTCGCGACTTTCAGCGAAACGGTGGGTCCTTTGCCTGAGTATCTTGGGGCGCAAATGCGGCCCTGGATCGATCGGATCTTTCATAAGCCAATTGAATATCTTGGCTGCACGCGGCAGTTTTCAAAGTCGAACTGGAAGCTATATTTCGAGAACGTGAAGGACCCGTATCACGCGAGCATGCTGCATCTGTTCCATACGACGTTCAACATTTTCCGCGTCGGCATGAAGGCGCGCTCCATACCCGATACAACCCACGGACTGCACAGCATCATCACGGTGACGAAGACCGGCGAAGACACGTCGGCTGCGTACAAGCAGCAACACATTCGCTCCTTCGACGAAGGCTTCGCGCTTGAAGACGATTCCATCCTCGGCCTGATTTCCGAATACGAAGAAGACACGACCAATCATATCCAGCCGATCTTCCCGCAACTCGTGATCCAGCAGATTCACAACACGCTGGTCGCACGGCAGTTGCTGCCTAAAGGGCCCAATAGCTTCGAGCTGATTTTTCACTTCTTCGGTTATACCGACGACACGCCGGAGATGCGCAAGCTGCGCATCAAGCAGTCCAACCTCGTGGGACCTGCCGGCTATATCTCGATGGAAGACACGGAAGCCACCGAACTGGTCCAGCGCGGCACGATCCGCGATGCCGGCGCGACGTCTGTGATCGAAATGTCACGCGGGAACCCGGACCAGCAGGACACGGTCATCACCGAAAGCCTGATCCGCAAGTTCTGGGTCGGCTACCAGAAGCTGATGGGTTATTGA